A genomic window from Micromonospora violae includes:
- a CDS encoding serine/threonine protein kinase: protein MRAAEAIRLVATARTDADLFGADEPARRYRELVAALHPDRLPTDPAVRAEALDAFIRVTTRWQARRVTVLGDYRLGAPVYPGDLADLYDVGDDRLLKLPRRPTDNDLMAREAHALRTIAERGDPRYLPYVPRLVDEFRHRDAETGAERRINVLATAPGLHDLDEVRRAYPDGLDPRDVAWMWRRLLVVLGLAHRAGVVHGAVLPRHVLIEPDAHGVVLVDWCFSAAVGATIPAVVPGHGWDPEEVVTKQPCGPGTDIAMASHCMSWLMGPRAPRELHTFAQGCRQRSLHSRPDDAWGLLRELDQVLDRLYGPRTFRPFTLTP, encoded by the coding sequence GTGAGGGCCGCGGAGGCCATCCGCCTGGTCGCGACCGCCCGCACCGACGCCGACCTGTTCGGCGCCGACGAGCCGGCCCGCCGCTACCGCGAGCTGGTCGCGGCCCTGCACCCCGACCGCCTGCCGACCGACCCGGCGGTACGCGCCGAAGCCCTCGACGCGTTCATCCGCGTCACCACCCGCTGGCAGGCACGGCGGGTCACCGTCCTCGGCGACTACCGGCTCGGCGCGCCGGTCTACCCGGGTGACCTGGCCGACCTCTACGACGTCGGCGACGACCGGCTGCTCAAGCTCCCCCGCCGGCCCACCGACAACGACCTGATGGCCCGCGAGGCGCACGCCCTGCGCACCATCGCCGAACGCGGCGACCCGCGCTACCTGCCGTACGTGCCCCGGCTCGTCGACGAGTTCCGGCACCGCGACGCCGAGACCGGGGCGGAGCGGCGGATCAACGTGCTCGCCACCGCACCCGGCCTGCACGACCTCGACGAGGTGCGGCGCGCGTACCCCGACGGGTTGGACCCCCGGGATGTGGCCTGGATGTGGCGGCGGCTGCTGGTGGTGCTCGGCCTGGCCCACCGGGCGGGCGTGGTGCACGGCGCGGTCCTGCCGCGACACGTGCTGATCGAGCCGGACGCCCACGGCGTGGTGCTCGTCGACTGGTGCTTCTCGGCGGCGGTCGGGGCCACGATCCCGGCGGTCGTGCCCGGCCACGGCTGGGACCCGGAGGAAGTTGTCACGAAACAGCCCTGCGGCCCGGGCACCGACATCGCGATGGCCAGCCACTGCATGAGCTGGCTGATGGGGCCACGCGCACCCCGCGAGCTGCACACCTTCGCGCAGGGCTGCCGGCAACGGTCGCTGCACTCCCGGCCGGACGACGCCTGGGGCCTGCTCCGCGAACTCGACCAGGTGCTGGACCGCCTCTACGGGCCACGCACCTTCCGACCCTTCACCCTCACCCCCTAA
- a CDS encoding sensor histidine kinase translates to MASSAVALRRVVQRYGPLLLAVTVGAAVWASATGDIGVRSPLPAAVPLVLALLSGWTAGMLRTRRWPLFLVAAVGWWVLAAAAAGVVASYQAGLRLRGRRLAGFLAGAAVVLAGGVLVGLAVGGVRRMTTASTGNVLLLAACLVGLPLVFGLWVRARRDTLAALRDRAERLEREQAARADRVRAEERTRIAREMHDVVAHRVSLMVVHAGALEVTAADPATVEAAALIRTTGRQALTDLREVLGVLRQAGPAVVPERGLDALDELIGESRAAGLRVCRRDEGVPSALPATVGRTAYRVVREALTNVRKHAGDAETTVCLRYLSDGLEVVVRNGPSGGGQPLPGAGQGLLGLRERVEVLGGRLEATPVDGGFLVRALIPVAGAA, encoded by the coding sequence GTGGCCTCCAGCGCCGTCGCCCTCCGGCGGGTCGTTCAGCGGTACGGCCCGCTGCTGCTCGCCGTCACGGTCGGGGCAGCGGTCTGGGCCAGCGCGACCGGTGACATCGGGGTCCGCTCGCCGCTCCCGGCTGCCGTCCCACTGGTGCTCGCGCTGCTCTCCGGTTGGACCGCCGGCATGCTCCGGACCCGCCGCTGGCCGTTGTTCCTGGTAGCGGCGGTCGGCTGGTGGGTGCTCGCCGCCGCGGCGGCCGGGGTGGTCGCCTCGTACCAGGCGGGCCTGCGGCTGCGTGGTCGGCGGCTCGCCGGCTTCCTCGCCGGCGCGGCAGTGGTGCTGGCCGGCGGGGTGCTGGTCGGGCTGGCGGTGGGTGGCGTACGCCGGATGACCACCGCCTCCACCGGCAACGTGCTGCTTCTCGCCGCCTGTCTGGTCGGGCTTCCGTTGGTCTTCGGCCTCTGGGTGCGGGCGCGCCGGGACACCCTTGCCGCCCTGCGGGACCGGGCCGAGCGACTGGAACGCGAGCAGGCGGCCCGTGCCGATCGGGTTCGCGCCGAGGAGCGGACCCGGATCGCCCGGGAGATGCACGACGTGGTCGCGCACCGGGTCTCGCTGATGGTGGTGCACGCCGGGGCGCTGGAGGTGACCGCGGCCGACCCGGCGACCGTTGAGGCCGCCGCGTTGATCCGCACCACCGGCCGGCAGGCGCTCACCGACCTGCGCGAGGTGCTGGGCGTGCTGCGACAGGCCGGTCCGGCGGTGGTGCCGGAGCGAGGGCTCGACGCGCTGGACGAGCTGATCGGGGAGTCCCGTGCCGCCGGGCTGCGGGTGTGCCGGCGGGACGAGGGTGTTCCGTCGGCCCTACCGGCGACGGTGGGGCGTACGGCGTACCGGGTGGTCCGGGAGGCGCTGACCAACGTGCGCAAGCATGCGGGCGACGCCGAGACGACGGTCTGCCTGCGCTACCTGTCCGACGGGCTGGAGGTGGTGGTCCGCAACGGCCCATCCGGAGGCGGCCAGCCCCTGCCCGGTGCCGGGCAGGGGCTGCTCGGGCTGCGCGAGCGGGTGGAGGTGCTCGGCGGCCGGCTGGAGGCGACGCCCGTGGACGGTGGCTTCCTGGTGCGGGCCCTGATCCCGGTGGCGGGTGCGGCGTGA
- a CDS encoding response regulator, with product MIRVVVVDDEQLVRAGLRLILEATEDITVVGEAADGAGALEQAQRLRPDVVLLDVRMPGVDGLTVAPDVVAAGPKVIMLTTFDLDDYVHRALRAGAVGFLLKDTPPRELAAAVRTVAAGNAMLAPTVTRRLISSFAERGPARRDAARARLAPLTERELAIVREVARGHGNAEIARRLTMSEATVKAHVSRALAKLQAGNRVQVAIIVHDADLL from the coding sequence GTGATCCGGGTGGTGGTGGTCGACGATGAGCAACTGGTCCGCGCCGGGCTGCGGTTGATCCTGGAGGCGACCGAGGACATCACGGTGGTGGGTGAGGCGGCGGACGGCGCCGGCGCGCTGGAACAGGCCCAGCGGTTACGCCCCGACGTGGTCCTGCTCGACGTGCGGATGCCGGGAGTCGACGGGCTGACCGTCGCGCCCGACGTGGTCGCCGCCGGACCCAAGGTGATCATGTTGACCACCTTCGACCTGGACGACTATGTGCACCGGGCGCTGCGGGCCGGCGCTGTCGGCTTCCTGCTCAAGGACACCCCGCCCCGCGAGTTGGCGGCGGCCGTCCGCACGGTGGCCGCCGGGAACGCGATGCTCGCCCCGACGGTCACCCGGCGTCTGATCAGCTCGTTCGCCGAGCGGGGTCCGGCCCGCCGAGATGCGGCTCGGGCGCGGCTCGCACCGTTGACCGAGCGGGAGTTGGCGATCGTCCGGGAGGTGGCGCGCGGGCACGGCAACGCGGAGATCGCCCGGCGGTTGACGATGAGCGAGGCCACCGTGAAGGCGCACGTCAGCCGGGCGTTGGCGAAGCTCCAGGCGGGCAACCGGGTGCAGGTGGCGATCATCGTGCACGACGCCGACCTGCTGTGA
- a CDS encoding DedA family protein, translating into MDALLDLLRGTVTSPWVYLVIFALTAVDAFFPAVPGEAAVITAGVLAADGGHPNLTLVIVSAALGALVGDHISYAIGQGGGARRLARLPDGSRRRASSEWARRAVDRRGGIILTTSRYVPGGRTAVTLTMGAVRYPRRAFLLYDSIGAGTWALYCGLLGYFGGLAFERDPVKGVLVGVGLSLIVTFGLEGIRWLRRRAHRRAAARR; encoded by the coding sequence ATGGACGCCCTGCTCGACCTCCTCCGTGGGACGGTGACGTCGCCGTGGGTCTACCTGGTGATCTTCGCGCTCACCGCGGTCGACGCGTTCTTCCCCGCGGTGCCGGGCGAGGCCGCCGTGATCACCGCCGGGGTGCTCGCGGCGGACGGCGGGCATCCCAACCTGACCCTGGTGATCGTGAGTGCCGCCCTCGGCGCGCTGGTCGGCGACCACATCTCGTACGCCATCGGGCAGGGCGGAGGCGCCCGCCGGCTGGCCCGCCTCCCGGACGGCAGCCGCCGGCGGGCCAGCTCCGAGTGGGCCCGCCGGGCCGTGGACCGGCGCGGCGGAATCATCCTGACCACCAGCCGGTACGTGCCCGGCGGGCGGACCGCCGTCACCCTCACCATGGGCGCGGTGCGCTATCCACGCCGGGCGTTCCTGCTGTACGACAGCATCGGCGCGGGCACTTGGGCGCTGTACTGCGGGCTGCTCGGCTACTTCGGCGGGCTGGCCTTCGAACGTGACCCGGTGAAGGGCGTACTGGTCGGTGTGGGGCTCTCGCTGATCGTCACGTTCGGCCTGGAGGGGATCAGGTGGCTACGCCGTCGGGCGCACCGCCGCGCCGCCGCCCGACGGTGA
- a CDS encoding adenylosuccinate synthetase, protein MRHVAVVDLGYGDAGKGTVVDWLCATRPVQTVVRFNGGAQAAHNVVLRDGRHHTFAQFGAGTFHPGVGTHLSRHVVVDPLALVAEADHLATVGVPDALDRLTVDGDALLATPYHRAANRARENARGADRHGSCGLGVGEAVAYGLAHPDDAPRVADCHHPALLRRRLTTLRDRLTAELGPLDAPPIEGCLPAFTAFAGRVDIVDGNWLATALRTGTCVFEGAQGVLLDEWHGFHPYTTWSTTTFANVDSLLAEAGQPGEVTRIGVLRLVTTRHGPGPLVTEDPALPFADPHNPTNPWQGRFRFGHFDAVAHRYALAAAGGVDGLALTHLDLAGPGLRICRRYDSTDRLTPGPPGDLGRQAALTARLLRSRPVYDDPPTNWAEAVRAELGAPVVLTSHGPTADDKRTHGPLLAPPALVHAD, encoded by the coding sequence GTGAGGCACGTGGCGGTGGTCGACCTCGGCTACGGCGACGCCGGCAAGGGCACGGTGGTGGACTGGCTCTGCGCCACCCGTCCCGTGCAGACGGTGGTCCGCTTCAACGGGGGCGCGCAGGCGGCGCACAACGTCGTGCTGCGCGACGGGCGGCACCACACGTTCGCGCAGTTCGGCGCCGGTACGTTCCATCCCGGTGTCGGCACGCACCTGTCCCGGCACGTGGTGGTGGACCCGTTGGCGCTGGTCGCCGAGGCCGACCATCTCGCCACGGTCGGGGTGCCCGACGCGCTCGACCGGCTGACCGTCGACGGGGACGCGCTGCTCGCCACCCCGTACCACCGGGCCGCGAACCGGGCCCGGGAGAACGCCCGGGGAGCCGACCGGCACGGCTCCTGCGGGCTGGGGGTGGGCGAGGCCGTCGCGTACGGCCTCGCCCACCCGGACGACGCGCCCCGGGTCGCCGACTGCCACCACCCCGCGCTGCTGCGCCGGCGGTTGACCACCCTGCGGGACCGGTTGACCGCCGAGCTGGGCCCGCTGGACGCGCCACCGATCGAGGGCTGCCTGCCCGCGTTCACCGCCTTCGCCGGTCGGGTCGACATCGTCGACGGCAACTGGCTCGCCACGGCGCTGCGTACCGGGACCTGCGTCTTCGAGGGCGCGCAGGGGGTGCTGCTCGACGAGTGGCACGGCTTCCACCCGTACACCACCTGGAGCACCACCACGTTCGCCAACGTCGACAGCCTGCTCGCCGAGGCGGGCCAGCCCGGCGAGGTGACCCGGATCGGGGTGCTCCGGCTGGTCACCACCCGGCACGGCCCCGGCCCGCTGGTGACCGAGGACCCCGCCCTGCCCTTCGCCGACCCGCACAACCCGACGAACCCGTGGCAGGGCCGGTTCCGGTTCGGTCACTTCGACGCGGTCGCCCACCGGTACGCCCTCGCCGCGGCCGGCGGCGTCGACGGCCTGGCGCTGACCCACCTCGACCTGGCCGGCCCCGGGCTGCGGATCTGCCGCCGCTACGACAGCACCGACCGGCTCACCCCGGGCCCGCCCGGCGACCTGGGCCGGCAGGCCGCGCTCACCGCCCGCCTGCTGCGCTCCCGCCCGGTGTACGACGACCCGCCGACGAACTGGGCCGAGGCGGTCCGCGCGGAGTTGGGAGCACCCGTGGTGCTGACCTCGCACGGCCCCACCGCCGACGACAAGAGGACGCACGGCCCGCTGCTCGCCCCACCGGCCCTCGTGCACGCCGACTGA
- a CDS encoding MaoC/PaaZ C-terminal domain-containing protein encodes MGAQPESGGRTRVDLPRMPAVGALHRRALLGALPGLGGGRRGPELPAVELTVGGVTVDRAQLADYDRVCGFRLTDRLPATFPHVMGFPLALRLMTAPDFPLPLVGLVHVGNRITVHRPITADQALDVTTYAENLRPHDRGRQVDVVLVGSVDGEEVWRGVSTYLGRERTPGGRERGERPEAPAATARWRVEPRVGTEYARVSGDHNPIHTSRLGARLFGFRRPIAHGMWSKARCLAAVEARLPDAYTVEVAFKLPVPLPSTVNFALLPDGGFALHDSHGRPHLTGLVR; translated from the coding sequence ATGGGCGCGCAGCCGGAGTCGGGCGGTCGCACCCGGGTCGACCTGCCCCGGATGCCGGCGGTCGGGGCGCTGCACCGACGGGCGCTGCTCGGCGCGCTACCGGGCCTCGGCGGTGGGCGACGCGGGCCCGAACTGCCGGCGGTCGAGTTGACCGTGGGCGGGGTGACCGTCGACCGGGCGCAGCTGGCCGACTACGACCGGGTCTGCGGGTTCCGCCTCACCGATCGGCTGCCCGCGACGTTTCCGCATGTCATGGGCTTTCCGCTGGCCCTGCGCCTGATGACCGCGCCGGATTTCCCCCTTCCGCTGGTCGGTCTGGTGCACGTCGGCAACCGGATCACCGTGCACCGCCCGATCACCGCCGACCAGGCCCTCGACGTCACCACGTACGCGGAGAACCTGCGCCCGCACGACCGGGGGCGGCAGGTGGACGTGGTGCTGGTCGGTTCGGTGGACGGGGAGGAGGTGTGGCGCGGTGTCTCGACGTACCTCGGTCGGGAGCGCACGCCGGGCGGGCGCGAGCGGGGCGAACGCCCCGAGGCACCGGCCGCCACCGCCCGCTGGCGGGTGGAACCGCGCGTCGGCACGGAGTACGCGCGGGTCTCCGGCGACCACAACCCGATCCACACCTCCCGGCTCGGGGCGCGGTTGTTCGGCTTCCGCCGGCCGATCGCGCACGGCATGTGGAGCAAGGCCCGCTGCCTGGCCGCGGTGGAGGCCCGGCTGCCGGACGCGTACACCGTCGAGGTCGCCTTCAAGCTGCCCGTACCGCTGCCGAGCACGGTGAACTTCGCGCTCCTGCCGGACGGCGGGTTCGCCCTGCACGACTCCCACGGCCGACCCCACCTCACAGGTCTCGTGCGCTGA
- a CDS encoding NUDIX hydrolase codes for MMNEQEFLASYDPRAYPSVAVTTDVVALTIRDDALHLLLIRRGEAPFAGHWALPGGFVRPDEDLTAGARRELAEETGIGGETLGRVHLEQLGSYGAPDRDPRMRVVSIAHLAFAPDLPDPAAGSDADEAIWLPVAALSSRQLAFDHGRIIDDALERARSKLEYTPLATRFLAAEFTISELRAVYETVWGHPLHAGNFHRKVLSVPGFVESTGGSTERGGARGGPRARLYRAGDARLLHPALLRPAREETIR; via the coding sequence ATGATGAACGAGCAGGAGTTCCTGGCCTCGTACGACCCCCGGGCCTACCCGTCGGTCGCCGTGACCACCGACGTGGTGGCGCTGACCATCCGCGACGACGCACTGCACCTGCTGCTGATCCGGCGCGGCGAGGCACCCTTCGCGGGGCACTGGGCGCTGCCCGGCGGCTTCGTCCGTCCCGACGAGGACCTGACCGCCGGCGCCCGACGGGAGCTGGCCGAGGAGACCGGGATCGGCGGCGAGACGCTGGGCCGCGTACACCTGGAGCAGTTGGGCAGCTACGGCGCTCCCGACCGCGACCCGCGCATGCGTGTCGTCTCGATCGCCCACCTCGCGTTCGCCCCCGACCTGCCGGACCCGGCCGCCGGCAGCGACGCCGACGAGGCGATCTGGCTGCCGGTGGCCGCGTTGAGCAGCCGACAGCTCGCCTTCGACCACGGCCGGATCATCGACGACGCGCTGGAACGGGCCCGGTCCAAGCTGGAATACACGCCGCTCGCCACCCGCTTCCTCGCCGCCGAGTTCACCATCAGCGAGCTGCGCGCCGTCTACGAAACGGTCTGGGGGCACCCGCTGCACGCCGGCAACTTCCACCGCAAGGTGCTCTCCGTGCCGGGCTTCGTGGAGAGCACCGGCGGCAGCACCGAGCGCGGTGGCGCCCGCGGCGGCCCGCGCGCCCGGCTCTACCGGGCCGGCGACGCCCGGCTGCTGCACCCGGCGCTGCTGCGCCCCGCCCGCGAGGAGACGATCCGGTGA